From Variimorphobacter saccharofermentans, one genomic window encodes:
- a CDS encoding response regulator → MKIKKVINIEDTILKHIAIKKELESEGIRQVALADNAEKGIEEIERAEAAGEPYDLLICDMHYNFFGKDDPEAGEKTLKLLQEKGIKIPVIFCSSQNWQISGSVGTVFYNESRYWEQDMREMIKKAEALIWKKSCEE, encoded by the coding sequence ATGAAGATAAAAAAGGTAATCAATATCGAGGATACAATTCTCAAACATATAGCTATAAAAAAAGAACTTGAGTCTGAAGGAATTCGACAGGTTGCCCTTGCGGATAATGCAGAAAAAGGAATAGAGGAAATCGAGCGCGCGGAAGCCGCTGGTGAACCATATGATCTGTTGATTTGTGATATGCATTATAACTTTTTTGGTAAGGATGATCCGGAGGCAGGAGAGAAGACTTTAAAGCTTCTGCAAGAAAAGGGAATAAAGATTCCAGTGATTTTCTGTTCTTCGCAGAACTGGCAGATATCTGGGTCCGTTGGAACAGTATTTTACAACGAAAGCCGTTACTGGGAGCAGGACATGCGAGAGATGATAAAGAAGGCAGAAGCATTGATTTGGAAAAAGTCATGTGAAGAGTGA